GATATCCGCCACGCCCAGGACCAGCAGCAGGACCAAGGGCAGGACCAGCGCGATCTCCAGAAGGACGGCGCCGGAGCGGTCGGACAGGATGCGGGCGGGACTCGTCATGGCGGGTTTCCTCAGGAGCTGCCGGGCAGCGCGTCCAGCCCGAAGGGCTCGTTGCGCACGGCCACCTCGGCATGCAAGGGGACGAGGCCGTCCGTTCCCATGAGTCCGGCCAAAAGCGGCGTGATCGTGCGCCACTCGGCGTCGACGCTGTAGAGCACGACATCGTTGCCCGCGCCGGCGCCGTCTTCGAACGACCCGTTCTCGATGGCGGCGAAGTCGGCATAGACGCGCGTGCTGATGCTCGTGACGCGGATGTCGAGCAGGCCGGCCGACTGGTCGCGGATCATGGACTCGACATAGGCCTCGCGCGAGAGGCCCGCGATCTCCTGGCCGGTCACGCCGAAACGCGACGCCATGCGGATGCCGCCTTCGAGCAGGATGTGGCCAAGCATCAGCAGCGAGACCTCGAACACGCCGATGACGACCAGGATGAGCACCGGCGCGCCGAGGGCGAACTCGACCAGCACGCTGCCGCGGCGATCGCGCCGGATCCGGCGGAAGCGCCGGCAGCCCGATGAAGCCAGAGCCGAGATCATCCGTGCTTACCTCGTGTTAACCTTTGCCTGCGATGCTCGGCCGATCCGGAAAAGGGACACGAGCCGATGCAGCGTTCTCATCTTGTCGCGACAGTCGTTACAATTTTCTTACTCGCGAGCGCCTGCGTGCCGCACGACGGGGGCGGGCGCGGCGGGCGCATGGGCCTGGCCTCCGCCCAGGGCCCGGAGGGAGCCGATCCCTCGGCGCTCCTCCGCCTGGCCGACTTCGCCCTGGCCAATGGCGACGTCGAGGGGTCGATCGGCCTCTATCGGCGCGCCGCCGCCCTGGATCCGGCGGACGCCCGCCCCTTCATCCGGCTCGGCGACGCGCTCAGCCGAAGCGCGGCCTACGAGCAGGCGGCGGGCGCCTACCGGGCGGCCTTGCAGATCGAGCCGGCGGCCGGTCCCGCGCTGAGCGGTCTCGGCGGCGCCGAGGTCGCGCTGGGCGAAGCCGAGGACGCCCTCGCCCCCCTGCGTCAGGCCATCGCCGCCGATCCCGCGGACCCCCGCGCCTATCGCAGCCTGGGTGTCGCCCTGGATCGGCTCGGGCGCGACGAGGAGGCGCGCGCGACCTATCTGGCCGGCCTCGAACACGTGCCGGCGGATATCGACCTGCGGAGCAACTACGCGCTCTCCCTCGGTCTCATGGGCGACAGCGACGAGGCGATCGAGCGGATGCGCGAGGCGGCGACAGCGCCGGCCGCCAGCGTGCAGCACCTGCGCAACTACGTCCTGCTCCTCGCGCTCGCGGGCAGGAACGACGACGCGTCTCGGATCGCTGCCGACGCGCTGGACCAGACCGAGCACGAAGCGCTGGCAAGGCAAGTCGAGGAGATGCGTGCGCTGAACGATAGGGAGGCGCGGCTGCAAGCGCTGGCGACGATCCCGTCGGGCGCAGGTTGAGCGCGACGCAAGCGAACGGGCGGACTTGCGCGCCCGCCGGCCGCATGGTGGCATGGGCGGCCAATCCTCGAAGACGGGAGCACCCATGCTGACATGGCAGGTCTGGGCGGTGCTGGCCGCCGTGTTCGCCGCGCTGACGGCGATCTTCGCCAAGCTGGGTGTCGCCGGCATACCTTCGGAATATGCGACGTTCGTGCGCACGATTGTCGTCGTCGCCCTGCTGGGCGTGATCGTCACCGTGAGCGGCCAGTGGCGCTCGCCCGCGGTTCTGGGCGGACGCGGCATCACCTTTCTCGTCCTGTCCGGGCTGGCGACGGGAGCGTCCTGGATCTGCTACTTCCGAGCCCTGCAGCTGGGCGACGTCGCCCGGGTCGCGCCGATCGACAAGCTGAGCGTCGTGCTGGTCGCCGTGTTCGGCGTCACCTTCCTGGGCGAGCACCTCTCGCTGCCCAACTGGCTGGGCGTCGCGTTGATCGCCGCCGGCGCGATGCTGGTCGCCTATCGGGCCTAAGCGTGGATCTCGAAGCCGTTCTTGAGGGGATCGTTGTCGTCGGCGATCAGCACGCCGAGACCGCTGTAATGCGCCCGGCCGGCGACCCGCACGATCGAGGCCGGTCGGCTGTGCCAGGTCAGGCGATCGTGGCACCGTCCGGTGAACGCCAGGCCGGAGGGACCGACATAGCGGCGTTCCGTCCCGGCGCCGGGCAGGCCGCGCGCGACGTCCCGGGCGATCCGCGCGGTGACGCCGCTTCCGGTCGGCGAGCGGTCGAGTTGGCCATCGCCGAACACGCAGACATGGCGTGTCTCCGGATCGGCCGGAGACGCGTCGTCGGTGAGAATCACGCCGTAGAGGAAGGCGAGGTCCGGCTCGCCGGGATGGTCGAGCATGACCTGGGACCGCGCCGCGACGAGCAGATCGTGGGCCGTCCGGACCAAGGCCGCGGGATCGGTCGCTTCGAAGCGAAACCCCAGCGCGCTGGCCGCAAGGATGGCATAATAGGCGCCGCCATAGGCGACGTCGCAGGCGATGCGGCCGAAACGGCCTGTCTCGACCGTCACATCGGCCTGGGCAAGGAAGGACGGCACGCTGAGAAAGGCGGTGACGTCGCCATCCGCCTCGACATCGACCACGCCGCACGGGCACTCCAGCTTGAACGCCGAGCGCCCCGACCCGGACGGACCGTCCGCGCAGTCGGCCAGCCAGCGGCCGATCGCAAGGGTGGCGTGGCCGCACATCGTGCTGTAGCCCGAGGCATGCGTGAACAGCACGGCGACATCCGCATCGCGCGACGAGGGCGCGACCGGGAGCACGCCGTACATGCCGGCATGGCCGCGCGGTTCGTGGTTCATGCGACGGCGAAGGTGGTCGAACCCTTGCGCCGCGCGCCGCTTGGCGAGGATGGTGTCACCCGCAAGCTCCGGATAGCCGGCCAGGGCGATGCGGACCGGCTCGCCCGCCGCGTGCATGTCCAGGACGATCAGCTGGCCGGGATCCGCAGCTTGAATGACGGGCTCGAATCGCCGCAGATGCCTGGGCAGCAGGCCGAGCCTTGAGGGACTGGGCATGACGCTCACCTGCGCAGGTGCCTGGCCTCGCTCGCCAAGCCCAGGCAGGATCGAACACACGGCACGAAGGAAAACTCATCATGGCCGAAGCTGGCCCGATCGACCAGCCCGCATCGTACCGTCACTGGACGGAGGATCGGGTCCGCTTCGCCGATCTCGATCCCCTCGGGCATTGCAACAACGCGGCGATCAGTGGGTTCTTCGAATCGAGCCGGGTGGGGTTGCTCGAGGATGTCGGGCTGGGCATGGCGGCGACCGGCTTCATCACGCCGATGGCCCGGGCCGCCATCACCTTCCGCAGCGAGCTCTTCTACGGCACGCAGGTTCGGATCGGCGTCCGGGTCGCAAAGATCGGGCGCACCTCGCTCACCCTGGAAGCCGCGATCTTCACCGACAAGGGCTCATGCGCGGCGGACGGGGACTTCGTGCTGGTCCTGATGGACGCGGCGACCCGAGCGACCACGCCGATTCCCGATGAGGCCCGTGCCCGCTTGGCGGACTACCGATGATCAGGAACGGACATCGACGGCCGGCTTCTTGATGCCCTTCCCGTCGTCCTTCTTCTCCTTCGGCTTGGCGTCAGGCCGCCCGGCCGATCCCGGATTGGAGGACGGCGGATCGCTCGCATCCATGCTGTTCTCGACCGCTTGATCCACCTTGTCGCGCTCCAGGTCGTCCTTGGTCCGGGGCTTCGATGGTTCCGACATTGCTGGCTCCTTCCGTAAGCGGACGGTCTCGGCGACCCTATCGCAGCGAACGACGAGACATCCTGAAGGTTCCTGCCCGACCGAGACAGGTCTGCCATCGGCCACGCACGCATCCCCGATACGCTTGCGCCCCATAGGCGGGCACCACACATGCCTCGACACGCAACCAAGGGATGCCCTGACACATGGACGTCGTCCGCATTCTTCTCGCCATTCTCCTGCCCCCGCTCGGTGTCTTCCTGCAGGTGGGGATCGGCCTCCATTTCTGGCTGAACATCCTGCTGACCCTGCTCGGCTATATCCCGGGCATCATCCACGCCATCTACGTCATCCTCAAACACTGAGGGCGCGGCGATCAGGGCAGCACGAAGCGCCGCGCGTCGCTCCGGAGCCGAACGCGACGCTCGCGCCAGTCCGGCATGATGCCCTCGACGAGAGCCCAGAAGGCCGGGCCGTGGTTCATCTGCCGCAAGTGCGCCGCTTCATGCGCGGCGACGTAGTCCGCCAGGTCCTCAGGAAGCTGAACCAGCCGCCAATTCAGGCGAACGATGCCCGAGGCGTCGCAGCTGCCCCACCGGCTCCGCTGGTTGCCGATGCGAACGGCGCGCAGCCGCCCGTCCAGCAGCGCGGCGAAATGCCGGACCCGGGGAGCGAGCAGGTCGTACGCGCGCTTCATCCCCCAGGAGCGGATCACGTCGCGGCAAGCCGCCGGATCGGCGCCCGCTGCCTGTCTCCCCAGAACGATGTCCAGGCGGTCGCCCTCCTGGCGTATCGTGGGCCGGACACGCAGCGGGTCGGTGCTGAGCCCCAGGACCAGGGGGCGACCGCGAAAGAAGACGGGATCGCCGTCCGCCGGACTCCGCGCCGCGTCGGCGGCGTGCTCCGCCGTGCGATCGAGATGCTTGAGGATCCAGGCGCTCTTCGCCTTGAGCACCCGGACCACCGCCTCCGGACGGACGCCGATCGGCGCGGCCACGGTCAGGCCGTCCGGACCGATCCGCAGGCCGATCGTCCGGCGCCGGCCGCTCCACCGGATCGCGCAGTCGATCAGGCGGCCGCCGAGCGCGACCCGGCCCGGCATCCGCTCAGGCGACGTCGGCACGACCCGGCCGAGCGCGGCTCAGGGCATCTCGCCGGCGCGCTGAGGATCGAGCTGGTGGCCGCGATTGTTCAATCGACGCGTCATGGCCGTCAGCAGGCGATGGAGGATGTAAGGCACCGGTAGCGGTCCCCAGACGAGGTTCCACGCCTCGCCGATCTGACGGTCCTTAAGGGCCTGCGTGAACCGACGGTAGTGGTACATCCGGCCGAGGTCGTCGGCGCGCTTGGACAGGTGGCCGAGCGTGACGCCGTCGACCATGGGGCGGATTTCATCGACCAACCGCCGGGACTGCCGCTCGAGCTCGGCCAGGATCTCCGGATCGTCGCGGTAGGACAGCGAATCCGAGCGCATCGTGTAGCGGTAATAGGCCTCCGCCGTGGTCCAGAGGACCGCGCCATGCGCGAGGCACAGCGTGGTGAAGTAGGAATCCTCGCCGCACCAGATCGCCTCGGGATAGCGCACGCCGTGGCGCTCGACGAACGACCGGCGGATGATCGGGTGGATGAAGCCGATCGGCGGCACTTCGTCGCTGATGCGCTCGTGCCAAGCATATTCGGGCAGCGGCATGGGACGGTCGCGCTCAAACATCGCGCGCGGAAACACCAAGCCGAGCGCCACGCGGTCCGCGAGCGTCTGCCGCACGATGTTGTCCGCGACGAGATCGGCCTTGTGCCTGTTCCCCAAGGCGATGAGCCGCGCGATCCGTTCCGGGTCCATGGTGTCGTCCGCGTCGAGCAGGACGAGCCAGTCGCCCCGCGCCTCGTCGAAGGCGCGGTTTCGTGCCGCCGACGGCCCGCGATTGGTCGGCTGCCGGAACAGGCGGACACGCGGGTCCCGTTGGGCTACGGCTTCGACGAGGGCGCGCGTGCCGTCCGTCGACCCATCGTCCACCACGAGGATTTCGACGGCTTGCACCGTCTGCTTCTGGGCGGCCGCAAGAGCGTCGACGATAAAGGCTTCCGCGTTGTAGGCGGGTATCACCACCGACGCGTCAACACGCTCACTCAACGACACACTCCATATGCGCGGCGGATGGGTTCGAACGCTCCAGGGCGGAACGCGACGGAGCATAGATCACGCTCCTCCAGCACTGTCCAGGCGTTCGAACGCTTGCACGCATCATCCTATGCAACCAATCATGATGCCGATGTGGTGAGACTACAACCACAGGATATACTTGTGCTTCGCCCGTCCCCGTCAAGACGACGGAACGTCGATAGCGCTCACACTTTTGCGATGCCACAGGGCAGGATCGGCCGCTGCGTCCCCGGGTAGGACCTGCACGCCATTCGAGCGTCGCGTTAACGCATCCTTCATGCGCCTGGTCTATGTAACGGACGCAACAGAGGGCTTCCGTGCGAGGACGGCTCAGGCCGAACTTTACGGCGACCGATGTGTTGACGTGGCAGAAGCGCCGGACCGTCCGGCCGTGGTGAGCGAACAGATCGCATATGCCTTCGCAGTCCAGCAAGTTTCCGGCGTCCGCGCGGGCGCGGAGCGACGAGGTCCTTGCCACCGGCCTGACCGATGGCGAAGTCCGCGGCCGGGCCGCGCGGGGCGGCGCCGTCGTCGTGGCCAGCCAGGTCGCGCGGGCGGCGCTCCAGGTCCTCTCGACCGCCGCGCTGGCGCGGCTCGTCGCGCCGGCCGATTTCGGCCTGGTGGCGATGGCGGCGACGCTGACCGTCCTGTTCACCATGTTCTCCGATCTCGGCCTGTCGCAGGCGACCGTTCAGCGCGCCGAGGTCACGCACGGCCAGCTGACCACCCTGTTCTGGATCAACGTCGCGGTCGGCGCCGCGTTGACGCTGCTATGCGTGCTCGCCGCCCCGCTGGTGGCGTGGTTCTACGGCGAGCCTCGCGTCGTCCCCGTGGTTCAGGCGTTGGGAACGGGTTTCATGCTCGCGGGCCTGTCCAGCCAGCACGGCGCTCTGCTCAACCGACGCCTGCGCTTCGTCGTGGTCGCGGCGATCAGCATCGTCGCGACGTTCGCCGGCAGCCTGATCGCCGTCGTCTTCGCCTGGTACGGCTACGGCGTGTGGGCGCTCGTCGCGCAGCAGCTCGGCTTTGCGCTCGCCACCCTGCTCGGCAACTGGTGGGCCAGCGGCTGGATGCCCGGCCGTCCCCAGCTCGCGCCCGGCTCCGGCACGATGCTGCGCTTCGGCGGCAATCTTACGCTCTACAACCTGCTGATCTTTTTCGTCCCGAACGCCGACCGCATCCTCATCGGCTGGTATATCGGCAAGCACGATCTCGGCCTGTACGACCGCTGCAGCAACTTGATCACCCTGCCCGTGCGGCTGGTGATCATGCCGCTGTCCAACGTGATGGTGCCGGCCCTCTCCCGCCTTCAGGATCAGCCGGCTTCCTACGAGCGGTTCTATCTGTCGACCCTCGAGAAGATCGCCATGGCGACGATCGCGCCGACCCTTCTCCTGGCGCTCCTCGCGCCCGAGGTCGTCGCCGTCCTGCTCGGCCCGGACTGGTCGGACGCGACGCCGATCCTGGCGTGGCTGGCGCTGGCGGCGGTCGGCCGGCCGGTCGGGCAGTCGATCTCGTGGCTGTTCGTCTCGCAGGGCCGCACCAATGAGCAGCTCCGCATGGGGGTGCTCGTCGTGCTGATCACCTTTGCGGGCTACGTCGCCGGCCTCCACTACGGCGCCGCCGGCGTCGCCGCCGGCGTCGCCGCCACGCATCTCGGCATCCTGCCCCTGACGTTCTGGCTGGCGACGCGCCGCGGGCCCGTGCGCTACCGCCGCTGCGGGGAGGCGATCGTGCCGGGGCTGGTCGGCGGGGCCGCTCTCGTCGCCGCCGTGCTTGCCCTGCGTGCGGGCGGGCTGACGCCGGAGGCGCCGCTCGCCGCCGCTATGACCTTGACCCTGGCGGGCGGCGCGGCAACCCTGCTAACCTATCTGGCGATGCCACGGGCGCGCTACGCCTTGCTCAATGTCCTGCATTTGCTCGTAAAGACCCCGGCCGCGCCGGCGGCATCCTCGACCAGGAGTTAACCATGCCCAAAGTGTCCGTCGGCATTCCTGTCTATAACGGGGCCGACTATGTGCCGATCGCGATCCGCTCCGCGATCGCGCAGACATTCGAGGACATCGAGATCATCGTGCTCGACAACGCCTCGACGGACGACACCGAACGAGTCTGTCGCGAGATGGCCACCACCGATCCGCGCATTCGCTACGAGCGCCGCCCCGAGAATGTCGGCGCGGCGGCGAACTACAATGGCTGCGTCGAGCGGGCGACCGGCACGTATTTCATCTGGCTGTGCCACGACGACATCCTGGCGCCGACCTATGTCGAGCAGGCGGTCGCGATCCTGGAGTCCCGGCCGGATCTGGCCCTGTGCTTCGGCGGCACCTGCATGATCGACGAGCAGGGCAAGCCCTTGCGCTACGATCCGCTCGACAACGTCTTCATCGACGCGCAAGGCGGCCGGAGGGGCGGGCCGGCCCCGGCCGATCTCGCGACGCAGGAGACCCCGGCCGAACGCTTCCTCGACGTCATGCACCGCATGATCCGCTGCTTCCACGTCTTCGGCCTTCACCGGCTCTCGGTCCTCAAGCAGACCATGATGCACCAGCCGATCTACGGCGCGGACAAGAACTTCGTCGCCGAGTTGGCGCTGTACGGCAAGTTCTACCAATTGCCCGACGACCTGTTCTACAAGCGCGAGCACGCCAAGCAGTCGCTGGCGATCGACAGCGCGGAAGGGCGGGCGCGCTGGATCAATCCGAACGCCAAGCGCGAGCTCTTCCCGCATCTGCGTCTGCACCGTCTCAGCGCGCAAGCCATTCTCCGGTCGCCGATCCCCTTCGGCCAGAAGCTCCGCCTGCTCACCTTCGTGCTGCGCCAGACCGGCCTGCGCAAGATCATCCTGAACCCGCGCAACTGGCGGCCGGCCTATCTCGATCAGAAGACCATCGGCTGAAAGGCGCCGACGTGACGTCGACCCCGCCAGCCGACCCGGTCATCTCCTTGCACGGCAAGCGCGGCCTCGTCGTCGGGATCGCCAACGCGGACAGCATCGCCTTCGGCTGCGCCCGCGCGATGCGCGCCGCCGGAGCCGAGCTGGCCGTGACCTATCTGAACGCCAAGGCCGAGCCCTTCGTTCGGCCGCTGGCCGAGCAGGTGGAGGCGCCGCTCGTCCTGCCCTGCGACGTGCGGGAACCCGGACAGCTCGAAGCGGTCTTCGCTGAGATCGGCGCGCGGTGGGGTCGGCTGGACTTCGTGCTGCACTCGATCGCCTTCGCGCCGCGCGAGGATCTGCACGCACGGGTCGTCGATTGCTCGCGCGACGGCTTCCTGCTGGCGATGGACGTCTCCTGCCATTCCTTCATCCGGATGGCGAAGCTCGCCGAGCCGCTGATGACCGAGGGCGGCTGCCTCATGACGGTCAGCTTCTACGGCGCCGAGAAGGTCGTCGCGGACTACAACCTGATGGGCCCGGTGAAGGCCGCCTTGGAGAGCACGACGCGCTATCTCGCCGCCGAGCTCGCCGAGCGCAGGATCCGCGTGCACGCCCTGTCGCCCGGCCCTCTGGCCACCCGCGCCGCGTCCGGCATCGCGCGCTTCGATGAGATGATCCGGAAGACGGCGGCGCGGACGCCCGCCCACCAGACCGTGACCATCGACGATGTCGGCGGCTATGCCGTGTTCCTGGCGAGCGACGCCGCCAGGGCCGTGACGGGATCGGTGGTCCTGATCGATCACGGCTTCAACATCATGGGCTAGCGCGGTCAGCCGCCGAGCGAGCGGCGGAGGTGGTCGAGGTCGGCGGTGAGGGCGGGATCGGCGCTCTGCAGCTCCTCGATCTTGCGCACGGCGTGCATGACGGTGGTGTGGTCGCGGCCGCCGAACTTGCGGCCGATCTCGGGCAGGGAGCGCGGCGTCAGCTGCTTGGCCAGGTACATGGCGACCTGGCGCGGCCTGGCCACGATGCGCGCGCGGCGGGCCGAGTGCATGTCGGCCATCTTGATGCCGTAATGCTCGGCGACCTTCCTTTGGATCTCCTCGATCGTCACCTTGCGGTCGTTGGCGCGCAGGATGTCGGCCAGGACCTCCTGGGCCATGTCGATCGTGATGTCGCGCGTCACCAGCTGGGCCTGGGCGACGATCCGG
Above is a genomic segment from Geminicoccaceae bacterium SCSIO 64248 containing:
- a CDS encoding pilus assembly protein; amino-acid sequence: MISALASSGCRRFRRIRRDRRGSVLVEFALGAPVLILVVIGVFEVSLLMLGHILLEGGIRMASRFGVTGQEIAGLSREAYVESMIRDQSAGLLDIRVTSISTRVYADFAAIENGSFEDGAGAGNDVVLYSVDAEWRTITPLLAGLMGTDGLVPLHAEVAVRNEPFGLDALPGSS
- a CDS encoding tetratricopeptide repeat protein; its protein translation is MPHDGGGRGGRMGLASAQGPEGADPSALLRLADFALANGDVEGSIGLYRRAAALDPADARPFIRLGDALSRSAAYEQAAGAYRAALQIEPAAGPALSGLGGAEVALGEAEDALAPLRQAIAADPADPRAYRSLGVALDRLGRDEEARATYLAGLEHVPADIDLRSNYALSLGLMGDSDEAIERMREAATAPAASVQHLRNYVLLLALAGRNDDASRIAADALDQTEHEALARQVEEMRALNDREARLQALATIPSGAG
- a CDS encoding EamA family transporter encodes the protein MLTWQVWAVLAAVFAALTAIFAKLGVAGIPSEYATFVRTIVVVALLGVIVTVSGQWRSPAVLGGRGITFLVLSGLATGASWICYFRALQLGDVARVAPIDKLSVVLVAVFGVTFLGEHLSLPNWLGVALIAAGAMLVAYRA
- a CDS encoding proline racemase family protein gives rise to the protein MPSPSRLGLLPRHLRRFEPVIQAADPGQLIVLDMHAAGEPVRIALAGYPELAGDTILAKRRAAQGFDHLRRRMNHEPRGHAGMYGVLPVAPSSRDADVAVLFTHASGYSTMCGHATLAIGRWLADCADGPSGSGRSAFKLECPCGVVDVEADGDVTAFLSVPSFLAQADVTVETGRFGRIACDVAYGGAYYAILAASALGFRFEATDPAALVRTAHDLLVAARSQVMLDHPGEPDLAFLYGVILTDDASPADPETRHVCVFGDGQLDRSPTGSGVTARIARDVARGLPGAGTERRYVGPSGLAFTGRCHDRLTWHSRPASIVRVAGRAHYSGLGVLIADDNDPLKNGFEIHA
- a CDS encoding acyl-CoA thioesterase, with product MAEAGPIDQPASYRHWTEDRVRFADLDPLGHCNNAAISGFFESSRVGLLEDVGLGMAATGFITPMARAAITFRSELFYGTQVRIGVRVAKIGRTSLTLEAAIFTDKGSCAADGDFVLVLMDAATRATTPIPDEARARLADYR
- a CDS encoding YqaE/Pmp3 family membrane protein gives rise to the protein MDVVRILLAILLPPLGVFLQVGIGLHFWLNILLTLLGYIPGIIHAIYVILKH
- a CDS encoding SprT family zinc-dependent metalloprotease, whose translation is MPTSPERMPGRVALGGRLIDCAIRWSGRRRTIGLRIGPDGLTVAAPIGVRPEAVVRVLKAKSAWILKHLDRTAEHAADAARSPADGDPVFFRGRPLVLGLSTDPLRVRPTIRQEGDRLDIVLGRQAAGADPAACRDVIRSWGMKRAYDLLAPRVRHFAALLDGRLRAVRIGNQRSRWGSCDASGIVRLNWRLVQLPEDLADYVAAHEAAHLRQMNHGPAFWALVEGIMPDWRERRVRLRSDARRFVLP
- a CDS encoding glycosyltransferase; protein product: MSERVDASVVIPAYNAEAFIVDALAAAQKQTVQAVEILVVDDGSTDGTRALVEAVAQRDPRVRLFRQPTNRGPSAARNRAFDEARGDWLVLLDADDTMDPERIARLIALGNRHKADLVADNIVRQTLADRVALGLVFPRAMFERDRPMPLPEYAWHERISDEVPPIGFIHPIIRRSFVERHGVRYPEAIWCGEDSYFTTLCLAHGAVLWTTAEAYYRYTMRSDSLSYRDDPEILAELERQSRRLVDEIRPMVDGVTLGHLSKRADDLGRMYHYRRFTQALKDRQIGEAWNLVWGPLPVPYILHRLLTAMTRRLNNRGHQLDPQRAGEMP
- a CDS encoding lipopolysaccharide biosynthesis protein, whose amino-acid sequence is MPSQSSKFPASARARSDEVLATGLTDGEVRGRAARGGAVVVASQVARAALQVLSTAALARLVAPADFGLVAMAATLTVLFTMFSDLGLSQATVQRAEVTHGQLTTLFWINVAVGAALTLLCVLAAPLVAWFYGEPRVVPVVQALGTGFMLAGLSSQHGALLNRRLRFVVVAAISIVATFAGSLIAVVFAWYGYGVWALVAQQLGFALATLLGNWWASGWMPGRPQLAPGSGTMLRFGGNLTLYNLLIFFVPNADRILIGWYIGKHDLGLYDRCSNLITLPVRLVIMPLSNVMVPALSRLQDQPASYERFYLSTLEKIAMATIAPTLLLALLAPEVVAVLLGPDWSDATPILAWLALAAVGRPVGQSISWLFVSQGRTNEQLRMGVLVVLITFAGYVAGLHYGAAGVAAGVAATHLGILPLTFWLATRRGPVRYRRCGEAIVPGLVGGAALVAAVLALRAGGLTPEAPLAAAMTLTLAGGAATLLTYLAMPRARYALLNVLHLLVKTPAAPAASSTRS
- a CDS encoding glycosyltransferase family 2 protein — encoded protein: MPKVSVGIPVYNGADYVPIAIRSAIAQTFEDIEIIVLDNASTDDTERVCREMATTDPRIRYERRPENVGAAANYNGCVERATGTYFIWLCHDDILAPTYVEQAVAILESRPDLALCFGGTCMIDEQGKPLRYDPLDNVFIDAQGGRRGGPAPADLATQETPAERFLDVMHRMIRCFHVFGLHRLSVLKQTMMHQPIYGADKNFVAELALYGKFYQLPDDLFYKREHAKQSLAIDSAEGRARWINPNAKRELFPHLRLHRLSAQAILRSPIPFGQKLRLLTFVLRQTGLRKIILNPRNWRPAYLDQKTIG
- the fabI gene encoding enoyl-ACP reductase FabI — its product is MTSTPPADPVISLHGKRGLVVGIANADSIAFGCARAMRAAGAELAVTYLNAKAEPFVRPLAEQVEAPLVLPCDVREPGQLEAVFAEIGARWGRLDFVLHSIAFAPREDLHARVVDCSRDGFLLAMDVSCHSFIRMAKLAEPLMTEGGCLMTVSFYGAEKVVADYNLMGPVKAALESTTRYLAAELAERRIRVHALSPGPLATRAASGIARFDEMIRKTAARTPAHQTVTIDDVGGYAVFLASDAARAVTGSVVLIDHGFNIMG